The genomic window CTTTGAAAGATGCTTTGACTGAATTGGGCGTAGACTGGAAACCCGGCCCACGCGAAGTCCGTGGCTATCGCGGTCAAACCCATCCTGCGGAAGTTAGTATTGAGCAGGAAAATGGCTATGACATCGGCTTTAGATGGAATGGCAAGGAATATGAACTAGTGGCTGATTTGCAATATTGGCAGCAAAACCTGTCTGTGGACGGATTTTTACGCCAGGTAACACAGCGCTATGCTTATCAAACAGTTGTAAAAGAAACCGCTCGTGTAGGTTTTCAAGTCTCTGAACAACAAAAAAATGAAGATGGTTCAATTCGCCTGGTAGTACAGCGCTGGAGTGCGTAATGGCTGATTTTCTGCCGTCGCCGGAAGAACAAGTTGACAACCGTTCCGGTTTGGAACCAGAATTAGGGGGTTTTTTACGGGATGCCCCAGAACGTTCTGGTTTGGAACCGGAATTGGGCGGTGTCCTGCGCCAAAATGGTGTTTATGTTGACGAAATTACCTGTATTGGTTGCAAACATTGCGCTCATGTTGCGCGTAACACCTTTTACATTGAACCAGATTACGGGCGATCGCGCGTGGTTCGGCAAGATGGGGACAATGAGGAAATTATCCAAGAAGCAATTGACACTTGTCCGGTTGATTGCATTCACTGGGTTGATTACACTGAACTGAAAAAGTTAGAAGACGAGCGCAAATATCAGGTAATTCCTATAGTGGGTTATCCGGTAGAACATGCAGTTGCTGCTAGCGAACGTCGGCGTAAAAAGCAAAAGTTAAAGACCAAAAAATCCCGTTATTAAGATAAAAACATTAAATCAATATAATAAAGGACTGGTATATGCAGTCCTTTTGTTTTTCGCCATATAGTTAATTTCTGATGTCTATATTACATCAAATGCCAAAAGGTGGTATTGTTTAATATTCCTGAAACAGCTTTTTGGTAAAGTCTTTTAATCCAAAATTGGTCTAACTGCCTTCATTTGAAATTTAGAGGATCATGTTGTGAAAGCAATTTTTCTACTTTCGCCTCGTCTAACCTAGCGGTTAATCTTCTAGTTTCATGCAAGTCTCTAGTAGTTTTCGCTAAAGTAAAAGTTGAGCCAAGAGAAAAAGCTAAACCCATGCCCATAAAGCCTTTCACCCAGCTATCCACAGGCAAGTTTATAATACCGAAAGTGGTCATAGAAATAGAAAGTATAAAAGCTGCCCAAGTTTGAATAATCCAAGCTGCACTATCTTTTTGAGTACCAACTGTTTGCATATTTCCTACCTTTTATCTGGGTGATTTATACCAATTCGGAATGACGCTCTCTACGAGACGTTCTTGCGTTTGTGGACTCGCTACCGCTAGGCTAACGGAATTCGGAATTAAGAGGCGTCAGATTTAATCTGGGTTTCCAGACTTGTATCTGTAGTTTTATTTTGAAGAATTGGTGTTAAGAGTAATTGTATTGATTGGTAGGTTTACTGGTATTAATAATAAGACCAGTTTGGTAACTGGACTCCAAAAGGTAAGCTCAAGAGCAATTGGAGTAAATAGAAACTGGCACAAGGTTTGTACCAGTTTTACAAGTGGCATTAAACTGAAATCTTTCAGCATTCAGGGTAAGCCAACTAGTCCGCTTCGGAGTCGAAGTGAAAGGCTAATAACCCAAGTCCACTTAAGCCGACTAAAACCGTTTACTAGTCGTCTAAAGACGACTTTAACTATTAGGCTAGTAATTCATTACTAGACGGTTGTTGGGACTATAGCAATCCGTATTGAAACGTGAGAAAATACGGAGATTAAAAGTACGTATTTATAGGCATTTCAGCGATTTTATCTCTCACGAATGATTTAGGATTGCTATAGTGCAATATCTCAGATGAAACAGATTAGTTTACTTATTCATCTGCAAAAGTTTGTACCTTGCCATCAGGACTGAGAACAACTCGAATTCTGAGATTTTGTCCGCGTGGATTGGCGGAAACAAAAGGTT from Nostoc sp. UHCC 0926 includes these protein-coding regions:
- a CDS encoding DUF1257 domain-containing protein; this encodes MSHFSQIKTQIRNLDSLKDALTELGVDWKPGPREVRGYRGQTHPAEVSIEQENGYDIGFRWNGKEYELVADLQYWQQNLSVDGFLRQVTQRYAYQTVVKETARVGFQVSEQQKNEDGSIRLVVQRWSA
- a CDS encoding ferredoxin; translation: MADFLPSPEEQVDNRSGLEPELGGFLRDAPERSGLEPELGGVLRQNGVYVDEITCIGCKHCAHVARNTFYIEPDYGRSRVVRQDGDNEEIIQEAIDTCPVDCIHWVDYTELKKLEDERKYQVIPIVGYPVEHAVAASERRRKKQKLKTKKSRY
- a CDS encoding YiaA/YiaB family inner membrane protein, which translates into the protein MQTVGTQKDSAAWIIQTWAAFILSISMTTFGIINLPVDSWVKGFMGMGLAFSLGSTFTLAKTTRDLHETRRLTARLDEAKVEKLLSQHDPLNFK